AGAAGCTATAAAATCAAAGGCAATAAACTCAATTTTGATTAAATTAAACCAAATTGGAACTTTAAGCGAAACTCTTGATGCAATTCAACTAGCACAAAAATCAGGAATGACGGCGGTTATCTCTCATCGTTCCGGAGAATCCGAAGATACAACAATCGCTGATCTTGCGGTTGCCATATCCGCTGGGCAAATCAAAACAGGCTCACTTTCGCGAACAGACCGGATTGCTAAATACAACCGCCTTTTAATAATTGAAGAATATCTAAACTCTTTTTCAAAGAGCGAGTATATTGGAAAAGGTGTTTTTTATAATCTAAAAAATAATTAATAGTATGAATATTCGTTTAATTTTGAATAATAAATCTTTTGTTGAAAAAAAACTTGCAGATCGTGGTTTTGATATTTCAATTATTAACAAATTATACGAAAAAGGTGTAAAAAAAAACATTTTACGCCAGAAAATTGACAAACTTTTAGCAATAAAAAACCAAATTAGTAAAGAAATAGGTGCATATTCACGTTTGCAAAAAGATGCAAGCTCACTTAGAAAACAAGTTAATGATATTAAAAAAAAAACGTTTGAACTTGAAAATGAATGAACTGAGTTAGATATATGAATTAATCAAAAAATTCTGGAAATTCCGAATCTGCCCGATGATTCTGTTCCTTTTGGCACTTCAGAATTGGATAATCAAGTGATTTCCCATTGAGGTTTTCCAAAAAAATTTGACACTAGATGCAAACCACACTACGAATTTGGTGTTTTTAAGGAAATTTTAGATTTTAAAAGAGCTGTTAAAATTTCCGGGAACCGTTTTATTATTTATAAAAATCTTGGGGCTAAATTAGTTAGGGCCCTAATCGCTTTCATGCTTGATACCCATACTGCTACCGGCTATCAGGAAATCATCCCAAATACGCTAATTCTTTCCGATTCCCTTTATGGGGCAGGGCAACTTCCTAAATTTAAAAACGATTTATACTCTTTAAATGACTCTAATCTTTATTTAATTCCTACTGCTGAAGTTCCGCTTATAAATTACTTTCGCAATGAAATTATCGATCTTTCAAAACCAATTTCACTTGTTGGTTATAGCAAATGTTATCGCTCAGAAGCGGGAAGCGGCGGCAAGGACACAAAAGGTTTAATTAGGTTACACGAATTTCATAAGGTTGAGCTCATAAAAATTACAAACGAAAATGATGCAATGACCGAATTTGAAAAAGTTGTCCGCGATGCTTCTAACATTCTTAAATTACTCGAAATCCCTTATCGCAAGGTGCTTTTATCAACAGGTGATCTAGGTTTTTCAGCAAAAAAAACAATCGATTTAGAAGCCTGATTACCTTCTGAGAACACATACCGCGAAGTTGCCTCGATTAGTTATTGCGGCGATTTTCAAGGAATAAGAGCAAAAATTCGCTACCGCGATAATAAAAATAATAGCTATGCTCATACAATTAACGGCTCTGGATTAGCAATTGATCGTATTGTTGCGATTTTATTAGAACAATTCCAAAACCCAGATGGCAGTTGAAATGTTCCAGAGGTTTTAGAACCTTACTTCCGTTAGCTTTTGCCTTAATTTATTTTATAAGTCTAAGTGGTTATAGCATTTCTTTTTTTTTTTTTTTTTTAAAAAAAAAAAAAAAAAAATCAAAAATGAGGTGTAAACGATGAAATTATTAGTTATTTTGCTTGATAAATTTCAGGATATCGAACTTACAACTTTTATTTCCTTAATAAAAAAAGCCGATATTTTCAACCAAATAGAATTTTTTAACCCAGAAAATAAACTAGTAACAGGACAATTTGGCATTGCGCAAATTCAAGGACAAAATCACTGAAAATCTGGAGACTTTGACGCAATTTTTATTCCAGGTGGTTTTGCAGCGCAATTACTGAGAAAATGCAAAAAATCCGCTGAACTCATACGGGAATTTTTTGCAAAAAACAAGTATGTTTTTGCCATTTGTGATGCGCCAAATGCAATTTATGAACTAAATTTAGCAAAAAATTACCTTTTTAGCTCCTACCCAAACGAAAATAATATAAAAATTAGACAAAGACAAGAGACAGCGACCACT
The sequence above is a segment of the Mesomycoplasma flocculare ATCC 27399 genome. Coding sequences within it:
- the serS gene encoding serine--tRNA ligase; this translates as MNIRLILNNKSFVEKKLADRGFDISIINKLYEKGVKKNILRQKIDKLLAIKNQISKEIGAYSRLQKDASSLRKQVNDIKKKTFELENEWTELDIWINQKILEIPNLPDDSVPFGTSELDNQVISHWGFPKKFDTRCKPHYEFGVFKEILDFKRAVKISGNRFIIYKNLGAKLVRALIAFMLDTHTATGYQEIIPNTLILSDSLYGAGQLPKFKNDLYSLNDSNLYLIPTAEVPLINYFRNEIIDLSKPISLVGYSKCYRSEAGSGGKDTKGLIRLHEFHKVELIKITNENDAMTEFEKVVRDASNILKLLEIPYRKVLLSTGDLGFSAKKTIDLEAWLPSENTYREVASISYCGDFQGIRAKIRYRDNKNNSYAHTINGSGLAIDRIVAILLEQFQNPDGSWNVPEVLEPYFR
- a CDS encoding DJ-1/PfpI family protein, with translation MKLLVILLDKFQDIELTTFISLIKKADIFNQIEFFNPENKLVTGQFGIAQIQGQNHWKSGDFDAIFIPGGFAAQLLRKCKKSAELIREFFAKNKYVFAICDAPNAIYELNLAKNYLFSSYPNENNIKIRQRQETATTIDKNYISARNAASSADLAFAVIENLGSKEVAEKIKNGFYA